In the Pirellulales bacterium genome, GTTGCATATCTTGGCGCTGGTTTTTCTGGTGCAGATTCGCGCTCGTCGTGTTTGGCCCGTGAATCGGTTGTCGATTGCGCTGGTCGGTTTGCTGCTGATCCAGAGCATTCTTGGCGCAAGTACATGGGTTGTGAAATTCGCGGTTCCCGCCTGGGCAACGACTTGGATTTCGCCGCAAACAGTTGCCGCACAAGACGGCGGGTGGGCACAAACGCACGTAATCACGGCACATGTGGCAATCGGCTCATTGATTTTGGCCACTGCCACCGCCCTGGCACTGTATGCTCAACGGCTACTGGCCGACGCGCCTGTTTCGCAGGCTGTTCCGCGTCGAGAGTTGGAGGCCGCCATATGAGTCGCATCACATTGGCGAACGGTCTGTCGCTCTCGCGTGGTCATAGCCGTGTTGGTTTCATGGCACGAATCGGCGACTACGTCGAACTCACCAAACCGCGGATCGTCCTGTTGGAGCTGGTAACGATCGTCGTAGCAGCTCATCTGGCATCGCCCTGGGGAATTCCCCCGGCGGTGCTGCTGCATACCGTGTTCGGGGCGGCATTGGTGGCCGCGAGCGCGGGGGCCTGCAATCAATGGTGGGAGCGCTCGGCCGATGCCTTGATGCGACGCACAGCCAATCGGCCGTTACCGGCCGGGCGCCTAGCCGGTCGGGAAGTCGTCTGGTTCGGCTTGGTAACGCTGCTCGTCGGCATTATGGAATTGGTGCTGGCGGTTGGCATGCTGACAGCCGCCGTGGCCTTGGCTACTTGGTTGCTCTACGTGCTGGTATATACGCCGCTGAAAACTCGCTCCCCCTTGAACACCGCCGTTGGCGCCGTTGGCGGGGCTCTGCCGATTCTCATCGGCTGGACTGCAACCGGGGTTCCGCTAGATACGCGAGCCTGGGCCGTCGTGGCGGTCATGTTTCTGTGGCAATTCCCTCACTTTATGGCAATCGCCTGGCTCTATCGTGCCGAGTATGCTCGGGCCGGCCAGCAAATGCTGACCGTCGTTGATCCCACGGGCATTCGCGCCGGTGCCCAGGCTGTGATCGGGGCATTAGCGCTTGTGCCAGTGAGCTTGGTTCCGGCA is a window encoding:
- the cyoE gene encoding protoheme IX farnesyltransferase is translated as MSRITLANGLSLSRGHSRVGFMARIGDYVELTKPRIVLLELVTIVVAAHLASPWGIPPAVLLHTVFGAALVAASAGACNQWWERSADALMRRTANRPLPAGRLAGREVVWFGLVTLLVGIMELVLAVGMLTAAVALATWLLYVLVYTPLKTRSPLNTAVGAVGGALPILIGWTATGVPLDTRAWAVVAVMFLWQFPHFMAIAWLYRAEYARAGQQMLTVVDPTGIRAGAQAVIGALALVPVSLVPAMSPRAGSPGIYCCWTLLLGAVQIAAALLFLARCDDRSARRLLRTSLVYLICWMGLLLMVAV